One stretch of Candidatus Saccharibacteria bacterium oral taxon 488 DNA includes these proteins:
- a CDS encoding alpha/beta hydrolase, with protein sequence MMELLQTSRGTIEYRHDMHGSLTVLILNGGHTTAAMRTGEDYFVSRDYSILSVSRPGYGGTDTALSETYGEFEQATNELLEQLGIERVILVGISAGGRAAMRFAELHPDSVDKLVLMSAVSFKKWPSQSTRMAARIAFNPVLEHVTWAVMRWLLRRWSRKIVSYLFQQLTTLDARDVLASYPPSSIDAIASMFMQFRSGSGFMNDISRRLMKGNPETITQPTLILHSKYDGSVPLDHPLHTAKQIKHAVLSINNTESHVMWLSPRWMEVENTLDEFLASK encoded by the coding sequence ATGATGGAGCTGCTTCAAACGTCCCGCGGTACGATCGAATATCGACATGACATGCACGGCTCGTTAACGGTTCTCATTTTGAACGGCGGTCACACGACTGCCGCCATGCGTACGGGTGAGGATTACTTCGTTAGTCGCGACTATTCAATCCTCAGCGTCAGCCGACCCGGCTATGGTGGGACAGATACAGCGCTTAGCGAAACCTATGGCGAATTCGAACAGGCGACAAACGAGTTGCTAGAGCAGCTCGGGATTGAGCGTGTCATCCTGGTCGGCATATCGGCTGGCGGCAGAGCGGCGATGCGGTTCGCCGAGCTTCACCCCGACAGCGTTGATAAACTCGTCCTGATGAGCGCGGTGAGTTTCAAGAAATGGCCTAGTCAAAGTACTCGTATGGCAGCCCGTATCGCGTTTAATCCTGTGCTCGAACATGTAACGTGGGCAGTGATGCGCTGGCTGCTCCGCAGATGGTCGCGAAAAATAGTCAGTTATTTGTTTCAACAACTCACGACATTGGACGCGCGTGACGTGCTTGCTAGCTACCCGCCGTCGTCTATCGATGCAATCGCGTCGATGTTTATGCAATTTCGCTCTGGCAGTGGGTTCATGAATGACATTAGTCGGCGTTTGATGAAGGGTAATCCCGAAACTATCACACAACCGACGCTTATACTGCATAGTAAGTATGATGGTTCGGTTCCGCTCGACCATCCGCTTCACACCGCGAAGCAGATCAAGCACGCCGTACTTTCCATCAATAATACCGAATCGCACGTGATGTGGCTGAGTCCTAGGTGGATGGAAGTCGAAAATACGCTCGATGAGTTTCTCGCTTCAAAGTGA
- a CDS encoding DUF4342 domain-containing protein: MSKQNYTEEFSVNSDQVVKKVKQLIKEGNVRRVIIKNEKGESIMEFPVTAGVVGVLLLPTLAALGAAVALMAQCTIAVERWD, encoded by the coding sequence ATGAGTAAACAAAACTATACCGAAGAATTTAGTGTCAACAGCGATCAAGTTGTCAAGAAGGTCAAACAACTCATCAAAGAAGGTAACGTCCGCCGCGTCATCATCAAAAACGAAAAGGGCGAAAGTATCATGGAATTCCCCGTCACTGCCGGCGTCGTTGGCGTACTGCTGCTACCAACCCTCGCGGCTCTCGGCGCGGCAGTGGCGTTGATGGCGCAGTGCACGATCGCGGTGGAGCGATGGGATTAG
- a CDS encoding alpha/beta hydrolase yields the protein MQKNEKILKRQSTKIFFDNDDTDFFFNWMLGVAELFGMSHGELFYLAHKIGRDGKPSKWRACFTDHADYLVRLAKAATGEQMAADCYFGATYAYRAVLQFIDPFSPEYPKLVCAMENAFAGAVRAINIPIKPVRVPYQTGYLPVYYLYCDNNRPTVVMVGGGDTYREDLFYFAGWPGWRRNYNVLMVDLPGQGSNPARGLTFTVDAGEPIAACLDWLQTENPDARHIVLYGVSGGGYFTAQAAAKDARISAWIASTPIFDVAELFRREFGAALKAPGWLMNLALKLAGNINEAADINLKKYAWQFGTSDFRSAIDEVFEQAKVVDHQAITCPSLFLMGESEGAELQRQTRCLYDEFIRRELDTTLHEFDSQSGADAHCQLNNLRLAHSVVFDWLDSRLVD from the coding sequence ATGCAAAAAAACGAAAAGATCCTCAAACGGCAATCGACTAAAATCTTCTTTGACAATGACGATACCGATTTCTTTTTCAACTGGATGCTCGGCGTGGCGGAACTGTTCGGTATGTCGCATGGAGAGTTGTTTTATCTGGCGCATAAGATCGGGCGTGACGGGAAACCGAGTAAGTGGCGAGCCTGTTTTACGGACCATGCCGATTATCTCGTTCGCTTGGCAAAGGCAGCCACCGGTGAACAAATGGCCGCCGACTGCTATTTTGGTGCAACCTATGCCTATCGGGCAGTACTGCAGTTCATTGATCCGTTTTCTCCGGAATATCCGAAGCTTGTTTGCGCTATGGAAAACGCTTTCGCCGGTGCGGTCAGGGCGATAAATATACCGATCAAACCTGTGCGCGTTCCGTATCAAACTGGCTATTTACCCGTCTATTATCTTTACTGCGACAATAACCGTCCAACCGTGGTCATGGTCGGCGGCGGTGATACGTACCGGGAGGATTTGTTCTATTTTGCCGGCTGGCCGGGATGGCGGCGGAACTATAATGTACTGATGGTCGATTTACCCGGTCAAGGCTCTAATCCCGCCAGAGGTCTCACTTTTACCGTCGACGCCGGCGAGCCGATTGCCGCGTGCCTTGACTGGCTGCAAACCGAAAATCCCGACGCGCGTCACATTGTGCTATACGGCGTTAGCGGCGGCGGGTATTTTACTGCTCAAGCGGCCGCAAAAGACGCGAGGATTAGCGCATGGATTGCCAGCACGCCTATTTTTGACGTGGCAGAACTGTTCCGCCGTGAGTTCGGCGCAGCGCTCAAAGCGCCCGGCTGGCTGATGAATCTCGCCTTAAAATTAGCGGGGAACATCAATGAAGCCGCCGATATCAATTTGAAAAAATACGCTTGGCAGTTCGGCACGAGCGACTTCCGCTCGGCGATCGATGAAGTTTTCGAACAGGCAAAGGTTGTTGACCACCAAGCTATTACTTGTCCGTCGCTGTTTCTCATGGGGGAAAGCGAAGGTGCTGAACTCCAGCGGCAAACGCGATGTCTCTACGATGAATTTATCCGGCGCGAACTTGATACGACGCTGCATGAGTTCGATTCGCAAAGCGGCGCCGACGCTCATTGTCAGCTGAATAATTTACGTTTGGCGCATAGCGTAGTCTTTGATTGGCTGGACAGTCGGCTGGTTGATTAA
- a CDS encoding glycosyl hydrolase family protein, translating to MRHNHDQAQAVKQQPERQRGSQDSTQRANQSPRNNSSNNNSGNKNSGSPSQPQPVKSGDSANHANHDQNQAAIDGWQIDYFEGFDSSIKQTKWVQYGWGDPAVGHGCMGVMSQRNSFTQDGKLVIRTQHENGQWSTGGAGSGDVFTASRGRWEIRAKFPKAKGVGYAFLLWPKDEGWPPEVDFAEGRVNGPRIEATYHWDPDNKQKQAFLDNHDMHGWHTYGVIVEKDYMIFTLDGKEWGRINHPDVTDKQMFLGVQAGAMDPNGINKHTETVDGSVPNPLTPAVADIEVDYVAHYVRK from the coding sequence ATGCGTCACAATCACGACCAAGCCCAAGCAGTAAAACAGCAACCTGAACGCCAACGTGGCTCTCAAGATTCGACTCAGCGAGCTAACCAATCCCCACGCAACAACTCGTCAAACAATAATTCGGGCAATAAAAATTCCGGCTCCCCAAGTCAACCACAACCGGTCAAGTCCGGTGACTCAGCAAACCACGCAAACCATGACCAGAATCAGGCAGCAATTGATGGTTGGCAGATTGATTACTTTGAAGGCTTTGATTCGTCGATCAAGCAAACTAAGTGGGTACAGTACGGCTGGGGTGATCCGGCGGTTGGCCACGGCTGCATGGGCGTGATGTCGCAGCGTAATTCGTTTACTCAAGACGGTAAATTGGTCATTCGTACTCAGCACGAGAACGGCCAGTGGAGCACTGGCGGCGCCGGCTCGGGCGATGTATTTACCGCTTCACGTGGTCGCTGGGAAATTCGTGCCAAATTCCCGAAAGCCAAAGGCGTTGGTTATGCATTCCTTCTCTGGCCAAAGGACGAGGGCTGGCCACCAGAAGTTGACTTTGCCGAAGGACGCGTCAATGGTCCTCGCATTGAGGCAACGTACCACTGGGATCCGGATAACAAGCAAAAGCAAGCATTCCTTGATAATCACGACATGCATGGCTGGCACACCTACGGTGTTATCGTTGAGAAAGATTATATGATTTTCACCTTGGATGGCAAAGAATGGGGCCGCATTAATCACCCAGATGTGACCGACAAACAGATGTTCCTCGGTGTGCAGGCTGGAGCAATGGATCCAAACGGCATTAATAAACATACCGAAACCGTTGATGGTAGCGTGCCTAATCCACTCACGCCAGCAGTAGCTGATATCGAAGTTGATTATGTAGCACACTATGTGCGGAAATAG
- a CDS encoding DUF3459 domain-containing protein, translating into MKTWHDVASLYQIYPRSFRDTNGDGIGDLNGITEKLDYLAWLGVDAIWISPFFVSPLIDFGYDIADYRAIDPTFGGLEDFQKLLEKAHTLDIKVMIDLVPCHTSDQHPWFQEARSSRDNPKRNYYVWRDGRDGNEPNNWRSLSGGSSWEFDEQTGQFYLHSFLKTQPDLNWDNPAVRNEIKNVVRFWFDMGVDGMRVDAIWGISKDPELRDDTVNPDFHGNPEAYGAFIHDHCKMGPYFQEYLRELAAVCDEYDDKQMVFEFYPDEKLGDIYQQYHKVLTAHPKASAFFMEYRQDEWHAEHTGQKIENYLQAADSAKPFFCVGNHDQPRIASRLGAERARALHFLNLLTPGVSVMYYGDEIGMTNGELTADDIQDNFSPAHSIIDSRDLERTPMQWDDTRFAGFSSVQPWLPVHTNAIRTNVLTQAMHPDSLLHLHRRLLHLRRSMPVLQHGTLEVINTGNGFVLGIKRELDDERAYIYINFADAPQHFFIPEHTEIIASTHPYCSTIDNNQQLTIQKYCGVLLLPQNNG; encoded by the coding sequence ATGAAGACTTGGCACGATGTCGCTTCTCTGTATCAGATTTATCCGCGTAGTTTCCGGGATACTAATGGCGATGGAATTGGCGATTTGAATGGCATTACCGAAAAGCTGGATTATTTGGCGTGGCTGGGCGTTGACGCGATTTGGATTTCGCCGTTTTTCGTCTCGCCGCTGATCGACTTTGGCTATGATATTGCTGACTACCGAGCGATCGATCCGACATTTGGCGGGCTAGAGGATTTTCAAAAATTACTAGAAAAAGCCCACACCCTGGACATCAAAGTCATGATCGACCTCGTTCCCTGCCACACGTCTGATCAGCATCCGTGGTTTCAGGAAGCGCGGTCATCGCGCGACAATCCTAAGCGTAACTATTACGTCTGGCGTGACGGGCGGGACGGCAATGAGCCGAACAATTGGCGAAGTCTGTCGGGCGGTAGTTCGTGGGAGTTTGATGAGCAAACCGGTCAATTTTATCTCCATTCATTCCTGAAGACACAGCCGGATTTGAATTGGGATAATCCTGCGGTTCGGAACGAGATAAAAAACGTGGTGCGATTTTGGTTTGATATGGGCGTGGACGGTATGCGGGTTGACGCGATTTGGGGCATTTCGAAAGACCCAGAGCTGCGTGATGACACTGTGAATCCTGATTTTCACGGCAATCCTGAAGCTTACGGCGCGTTTATCCACGACCACTGTAAAATGGGGCCGTATTTTCAAGAATACCTGCGTGAGCTGGCGGCGGTTTGTGATGAATATGACGATAAGCAGATGGTGTTTGAATTTTATCCGGACGAGAAGTTGGGCGATATTTACCAGCAGTATCACAAGGTACTGACGGCTCATCCGAAGGCGTCGGCATTCTTTATGGAGTATCGTCAGGACGAGTGGCACGCGGAACACACTGGACAGAAGATTGAGAATTATCTGCAGGCGGCAGATTCAGCCAAGCCATTTTTCTGCGTCGGCAATCACGATCAGCCGCGCATTGCCTCGCGGCTCGGGGCGGAGCGAGCGCGAGCCTTGCACTTTCTCAACCTGCTCACGCCGGGCGTCAGCGTGATGTATTATGGTGATGAAATTGGTATGACCAATGGCGAGCTGACCGCTGATGACATTCAGGATAATTTTAGCCCTGCTCATTCTATCATCGACAGCCGCGACCTGGAGCGTACGCCGATGCAATGGGACGATACGCGGTTCGCTGGATTCTCAAGCGTACAGCCGTGGCTGCCCGTTCACACCAACGCGATAAGAACCAATGTCCTGACGCAGGCCATGCACCCTGACTCACTCCTGCACCTGCACCGACGGCTGCTTCACCTGCGGCGGAGTATGCCAGTATTGCAGCACGGCACGCTCGAAGTGATTAACACCGGTAATGGGTTCGTGCTCGGTATCAAACGAGAGCTGGATGATGAGCGGGCTTATATTTATATTAACTTCGCTGATGCACCACAACATTTTTTTATCCCAGAACATACCGAGATCATCGCCTCAACCCACCCCTATTGCTCTACCATCGACAATAATCAGCAGCTAACAATTCAGAAATATTGTGGGGTTTTATTATTGCCACAGAATAATGGGTAG
- the rsmD gene encoding 16S rRNA (guanine(966)-N(2))-methyltransferase RsmD, with protein sequence MRNSVRVKLIAGKFGGRFIQAPPGSTTHPMGERVRLAMFNSLGETVRGARVLDAFAGSGAIGLEALSRGAESVVFVERDRVAQRVIAENISTVGASENSIVIKTTVANWLESMSVTEEFNIIFVDPPYHNPQFSTVSRLMGLLKPGGHMVLSHSGIGEVPIQNGIVVVDNRSYGGAHLTYFRKEISD encoded by the coding sequence CTGAGGAACAGCGTGCGCGTTAAGCTCATCGCTGGTAAATTTGGTGGGCGGTTTATCCAGGCGCCGCCAGGCTCGACGACGCATCCCATGGGCGAGCGAGTGCGCTTAGCCATGTTTAATTCACTAGGCGAAACAGTCCGCGGTGCGCGGGTGCTGGATGCTTTTGCGGGCTCTGGCGCTATTGGTTTGGAGGCACTCAGCCGCGGCGCCGAGTCGGTGGTTTTCGTGGAGCGAGACCGCGTCGCCCAGCGTGTGATTGCTGAAAATATTAGCACCGTGGGCGCCAGTGAAAACTCTATTGTAATAAAAACAACGGTAGCAAATTGGCTAGAAAGCATGAGCGTAACAGAGGAGTTTAATATTATTTTTGTCGATCCACCGTACCACAACCCGCAGTTTTCCACAGTCTCACGACTGATGGGACTTCTCAAACCGGGTGGACATATGGTATTATCACACTCAGGAATAGGTGAGGTGCCAATTCAGAACGGAATTGTTGTGGTGGACAATCGTAGTTATGGGGGTGCGCACCTCACTTACTTCCGTAAGGAGATAAGTGACTAA
- the recG gene encoding ATP-dependent DNA helicase RecG, whose translation MRLTTPLEHLKGVGPKTAQALAAAGLETVADALDFLPRAYDDYSAAVNIADLQPGKVTVRARCESISTRIARRGLRITTAVLADDSGKVKAVWFNQPYRESQLRSDAEFMFSGQFGMQYNSYQISNPSVELAKSTDTSDVHHTLGIHPVYKSIKNLRPKTVQDLLKNLRPIMEFLPETLPEHIVQRQKLVSCAEAIKSLHAPKNHEEIARGRERLAFEELFEMILAAQLNKQEQTKLTGWRIPFNQPVVKQFVEKLPFPLTNAQRRAAWQILQDLESEHPMNRLLQGDVGSGKTVVAGLVAAEVAQAGFQTAIMAPTEILATQHAKTLDELLAPFGVSVALLTGYVKGAQRRHLLDNLANGHINVVVGTHALIQEKVAYHKLGFVVIDEQHRFGVKQRQALLQKSDYMPHLLSMTATPIPRSLALTLYGELDISILDELPAGRQPIVTKIWSPASAPKLYEAIDHELSQGRQAYVICPLIDDNPDNDKKSVEAEYHKLAKTIFHHRRLGLLHGKLPPEEKAVVMQRFADGDIDMLVSTTVVEVGVNVPNATVMLIENADHFGLSQLHQLRGRVGRGEHQSFCHLMMSGHDKPSQRLREIEKSQNGFYLAEVDLKLRGPGEIYGRAQHGTLNLKIASLSDTPLIARAQTEAERFVKEGQDLLQYNHLARAVSRYQRLTTLN comes from the coding sequence ATGAGGCTAACAACTCCACTGGAACACCTCAAAGGCGTCGGTCCCAAAACCGCCCAGGCGCTGGCGGCGGCGGGTCTAGAGACGGTGGCGGATGCCCTAGATTTTTTGCCGCGGGCGTACGATGATTATTCGGCGGCGGTCAATATCGCTGATCTTCAGCCAGGCAAGGTGACGGTGCGGGCGCGCTGCGAGTCGATTTCCACGCGGATTGCTCGCCGGGGTCTGAGGATCACCACGGCGGTGCTAGCGGATGATTCTGGCAAGGTCAAGGCCGTTTGGTTCAATCAGCCCTACCGCGAATCGCAGCTGAGATCCGACGCCGAATTCATGTTCTCTGGTCAATTTGGTATGCAATATAACAGCTATCAGATCAGCAATCCGTCGGTCGAGCTCGCCAAGTCAACTGATACATCCGACGTCCACCATACGTTGGGCATTCATCCGGTCTATAAATCCATCAAAAATCTCCGCCCAAAAACTGTGCAGGATTTGCTGAAGAATCTGCGCCCCATCATGGAGTTTTTGCCCGAGACGCTGCCGGAGCACATTGTCCAGCGGCAAAAACTAGTCAGCTGCGCGGAAGCTATCAAGTCTCTCCACGCGCCGAAAAACCATGAGGAAATTGCCCGCGGTCGTGAGCGCTTGGCCTTTGAAGAATTGTTTGAAATGATCTTGGCGGCGCAGTTGAATAAGCAGGAACAAACCAAATTGACTGGTTGGCGTATCCCGTTCAATCAGCCGGTCGTTAAGCAATTTGTTGAGAAATTGCCATTTCCCTTGACTAACGCGCAGCGCCGCGCCGCCTGGCAGATTTTGCAAGATTTGGAGTCCGAACATCCGATGAACCGCTTGTTACAGGGCGACGTTGGCTCGGGTAAAACGGTGGTCGCTGGGTTGGTGGCGGCGGAGGTGGCGCAGGCTGGTTTTCAGACGGCCATCATGGCACCGACGGAGATTTTGGCGACTCAGCATGCTAAGACGCTGGATGAATTATTGGCGCCGTTCGGCGTGTCGGTGGCGCTGCTAACGGGATATGTCAAGGGCGCTCAGCGGCGGCATCTGCTGGATAATTTAGCCAACGGCCATATCAACGTGGTGGTTGGCACGCACGCGCTGATTCAGGAAAAAGTGGCGTACCATAAACTGGGGTTTGTGGTGATCGACGAGCAGCATCGGTTCGGTGTCAAGCAGCGGCAGGCGTTGCTGCAAAAGTCAGACTACATGCCGCACCTGCTCAGCATGACCGCCACGCCGATTCCGCGGAGTTTGGCGTTGACCTTGTATGGCGAGCTGGACATCTCGATTTTGGACGAGCTGCCGGCCGGCCGTCAGCCGATTGTAACAAAAATTTGGTCGCCAGCTTCAGCGCCGAAGCTCTACGAAGCGATTGACCATGAGCTATCTCAGGGTCGCCAAGCCTACGTCATTTGTCCGTTGATTGATGATAATCCTGACAATGACAAAAAATCGGTCGAGGCGGAATATCACAAATTGGCAAAAACGATTTTTCATCATCGTCGCCTTGGGTTATTACACGGTAAATTGCCGCCAGAGGAGAAAGCAGTGGTCATGCAGCGGTTTGCGGACGGTGACATTGACATGTTGGTGAGTACCACGGTGGTGGAAGTCGGTGTTAATGTGCCGAATGCCACGGTCATGCTTATCGAAAATGCCGATCATTTTGGGCTCAGCCAGCTTCATCAGCTACGCGGGCGGGTTGGACGTGGCGAGCACCAGAGCTTTTGTCATCTGATGATGTCGGGTCATGATAAACCGAGTCAGCGCCTCAGGGAAATTGAGAAATCCCAAAATGGCTTTTACCTGGCGGAAGTTGATTTGAAACTACGCGGTCCTGGCGAGATTTACGGGCGAGCGCAGCATGGCACGCTCAACCTAAAAATTGCCTCGCTGAGCGATACGCCGCTGATTGCCCGTGCGCAAACGGAGGCCGAGCGCTTTGTCAAAGAGGGGCAGGATTTGCTACAATATAACCATCTGGCGCGTGCCGTCAGTCGCTATCAGCGATTAACCACGCTAAATTAG
- a CDS encoding HAD-IIB family hydrolase produces the protein MKKIIGFDLDDTLAITKSPISDRMADILGRLLENYEMCVITGGTFHQIKKQVIDRLDVQPELLQKFHAMPTCGTRYYRFDAADDEWKMQYANDLSDEQKAQITTALEEVAREMGIWCDNPAGEIIEDRHSQITMSALGQQATPEDKYAWAEKYKDIRPVYRDKVAEKLPGLEVRIGGTTSTDITLPGIDKAYGIGKLLELNGWSKEEALFFGDKLQEGGNDFPVKQMGVDSIEVKGWEDTAYALEGINAVS, from the coding sequence ATGAAAAAAATTATCGGGTTTGATTTGGATGACACGCTAGCTATTACCAAGTCACCAATTAGCGATCGGATGGCAGATATCCTTGGTCGGTTGCTTGAAAACTATGAGATGTGTGTCATCACGGGCGGCACATTCCACCAGATCAAAAAGCAAGTGATTGACCGACTTGATGTTCAGCCCGAACTACTCCAAAAATTCCACGCAATGCCGACGTGTGGCACGAGGTATTATCGATTTGATGCTGCTGATGATGAATGGAAGATGCAGTACGCGAATGATTTATCTGATGAACAAAAAGCTCAGATAACTACGGCGCTGGAGGAGGTTGCTCGAGAGATGGGCATTTGGTGTGATAATCCTGCGGGTGAAATTATTGAGGATCGCCACAGTCAAATTACTATGTCGGCACTGGGTCAGCAGGCGACTCCAGAAGATAAGTATGCCTGGGCGGAAAAGTATAAAGATATTCGCCCGGTATATCGCGACAAGGTGGCGGAGAAATTGCCTGGTTTGGAGGTGAGGATTGGCGGTACGACCAGCACTGATATTACGCTGCCAGGAATTGATAAAGCCTACGGTATTGGTAAGCTGCTTGAGCTGAACGGCTGGTCAAAGGAAGAAGCACTATTCTTTGGTGACAAGCTACAGGAAGGCGGTAATGATTTTCCAGTTAAGCAAATGGGCGTTGACTCGATTGAGGTGAAGGGCTGGGAAGACACCGCCTACGCGCTGGAAGGTATCAACGCCGTTTCGTAG
- a CDS encoding tyrosine--tRNA ligase, which produces MQLSEELKWRGFWNQATFTDDERIDSGNFTLYLGTDPSADSLHVGHLAVYMMVRHFLERGHRVFLLVGGGTGMIGDMRDTEERSLLSYAEIEHNKRALKAQVSQIFAGRDFTLVDNADWLGNLELLPFLRDIGKNFNMAELTTREFFKARIANGKGLSFAEFTYTLLQGYDFWHLFKHHGVNLQIGGSDQWGNLVSGVELIRKKENAEVYAMTAPLLINKSTGRKFGKSEGGAVWLNETKTSVYKFYQFWLNVDDESAIEYMKIFTMLDRDTIEAIAENHAVNPGARSAQKVLAREVTDIVHGVNRRESVERVTEVLFGGGDFRQLSDDDLDTLAKEIPRVDVGVGVIEALVVSGAVSSNGEARRLLKSGAISLNGEKLANDRAINNQSLLKKGKNTFILVAENMEGEE; this is translated from the coding sequence ATGCAATTATCAGAGGAGCTAAAGTGGCGCGGGTTTTGGAATCAAGCGACATTCACCGATGATGAGCGTATTGATTCGGGAAATTTTACGCTCTATTTGGGGACAGACCCGTCGGCTGACAGTTTGCATGTCGGGCATCTGGCGGTCTATATGATGGTGCGGCATTTTTTGGAGCGCGGTCACAGGGTGTTTTTGCTGGTTGGTGGCGGCACGGGCATGATTGGTGATATGCGCGACACCGAGGAGCGGAGCCTGCTTTCATATGCGGAAATTGAGCACAACAAGCGAGCCTTGAAGGCACAAGTGTCACAAATTTTTGCGGGACGCGATTTTACCTTGGTGGACAATGCGGATTGGCTGGGCAATTTGGAACTACTACCGTTCCTCCGCGACATTGGCAAGAATTTTAACATGGCAGAGTTAACGACGCGGGAATTTTTTAAGGCGCGTATCGCTAATGGCAAGGGGCTGAGTTTTGCGGAGTTTACCTACACCTTGCTGCAGGGCTATGATTTCTGGCATTTGTTCAAACACCACGGTGTCAATTTACAAATCGGCGGTTCTGATCAGTGGGGTAATTTGGTTTCAGGTGTGGAATTGATTCGTAAAAAAGAAAATGCCGAAGTTTACGCCATGACCGCGCCGCTGCTCATCAACAAATCAACTGGGCGCAAGTTTGGCAAGTCCGAAGGTGGTGCCGTGTGGCTGAATGAAACCAAAACCAGCGTCTACAAATTCTATCAATTTTGGCTGAACGTTGATGACGAAAGCGCCATCGAGTATATGAAGATCTTCACCATGCTTGATCGTGACACCATTGAGGCCATCGCCGAAAACCACGCCGTCAATCCAGGTGCGCGCTCAGCCCAAAAAGTCTTGGCGCGCGAAGTTACCGACATCGTCCACGGTGTTAATCGGCGCGAATCAGTGGAGCGGGTGACGGAAGTATTGTTTGGCGGCGGCGATTTTCGGCAACTGTCGGACGATGATTTGGACACCCTGGCCAAAGAAATTCCACGTGTTGATGTCGGCGTCGGCGTGATTGAAGCGTTGGTGGTCTCTGGTGCGGTCAGTTCTAACGGCGAGGCCAGACGCCTGCTCAAATCTGGCGCCATCAGCCTTAACGGCGAAAAACTGGCTAATGACCGAGCCATCAACAATCAATCTTTGTTGAAAAAAGGTAAAAATACGTTTATTCTAGTTGCAGAAAATATGGAAGGAGAGGAATAA